In Rhinolophus ferrumequinum isolate MPI-CBG mRhiFer1 chromosome 25, mRhiFer1_v1.p, whole genome shotgun sequence, the following proteins share a genomic window:
- the DYNLL1 gene encoding dynein light chain 1, cytoplasmic, producing the protein MCDRKAVIKNADMSEEMQQDSVECATQALEKYNIEKDIAAHIKKEFDKKYNPTWHCIVGRNFGSYVTHETKHFIYFYLGQVAILLFKSG; encoded by the exons ATGTGCGACAGAAAGGCGGTGATCAAAAATGCCGACATGTCCGAAGAGATGCAACAGGATTCGGTGGAGTGTGCTACTCAGGCGTTGGAGAAATATAACATAGAGAAGGACATTGCGGCCCATATTAAGAAG gagTTTGACAAGAAGTACAACCCCACCTGGCACTGCATCGTGGGGAGGAACTTCGGTAGTTACGTGACACATGAAACCAAACACTTCATCTACTTCTACCTGGGCCAAGTGGCCATTCTTCTGTTCAAATCTGGTTAG